In a single window of the Acinetobacter sp. CS-2 genome:
- a CDS encoding C40 family peptidase, with amino-acid sequence MKLTAKLKKAIQAHAAEVYPDECCGVIVNKTYIPCRNISDNKDQFEIHHEDLAHAEDQGEIQAYVHSHPNATTCASDLDLLQIELHEKPWVICAWPEVDFQVYKPCGYKAPLIGRDYHHGYQDCYSIIRDFYNRELGIQLIDFERKDDWWSDKNHKSLYLENLDEAGFYEVKELQYGDMLVCNVGRTEHPNHAVIWLGDQWQLKSEESTSCFGGPLILHHPYGRKSVREIFGQQWQERVVKIVRHKNA; translated from the coding sequence ATGAAACTAACCGCAAAACTTAAAAAAGCAATCCAGGCGCATGCTGCTGAAGTTTATCCAGATGAATGCTGCGGTGTGATTGTGAATAAGACATATATTCCATGTCGCAATATTTCAGACAATAAAGATCAGTTTGAAATTCATCATGAAGACTTGGCGCATGCTGAAGATCAAGGTGAGATTCAAGCCTATGTACATTCACATCCCAATGCTACAACATGTGCTTCGGATTTAGATTTACTGCAAATTGAACTTCATGAAAAGCCTTGGGTAATTTGTGCTTGGCCTGAAGTAGATTTCCAAGTCTATAAACCATGTGGCTATAAAGCGCCACTCATTGGCCGTGATTACCACCATGGATACCAAGATTGCTATTCAATAATTCGTGATTTTTATAATCGTGAGTTGGGTATTCAGTTGATTGATTTCGAGCGTAAAGATGATTGGTGGAGTGATAAAAACCACAAATCCCTTTATTTGGAAAATTTAGATGAAGCTGGATTTTATGAAGTCAAAGAACTTCAGTATGGTGACATGTTGGTGTGTAATGTTGGTCGCACAGAACACCCGAATCATGCTGTGATTTGGCTTGGTGATCAGTGGCAATTAAAGTCAGAAGAAAGCACAAGTTGTTTTGGTGGGCCATTGATTCTACATCACCCGTATGGCCGTAAATCTGTTCGTGAAATCTTTGGGCAACAATGGCAAGAGCGTGTTGTCAAAATTGTGAGGCATAAGAATGCTTAA
- a CDS encoding tail assembly protein encodes MLKTIKLYGVLGKKFGKEFHLAVESTREAVKALSVQVPGFEKFMLTAHEQGLAFAVFQDDENISEDQIDFETGAKVIKIVPKVIGAGGNGILQTILGAVMVVVGVITQQYWAVGMGIGMMIGGIAQMLAPKVDTEDQNQDGNRANKGFGGAVTTIAQGNPVPILYGQREVGGFIVNAGQFAVDTFSSADAGYTGGGSSGGKK; translated from the coding sequence ATGCTTAAAACGATCAAATTATATGGCGTACTGGGAAAGAAGTTTGGTAAAGAATTTCATCTAGCTGTTGAAAGCACTCGTGAAGCTGTAAAAGCGCTATCAGTACAAGTGCCCGGCTTTGAGAAATTCATGCTAACAGCTCATGAGCAAGGTCTTGCCTTTGCTGTCTTTCAAGATGACGAAAATATCAGTGAGGATCAAATCGACTTTGAGACTGGCGCCAAAGTTATCAAGATCGTGCCTAAAGTTATTGGGGCGGGTGGTAATGGAATATTGCAAACGATTCTTGGCGCGGTGATGGTTGTTGTAGGGGTTATCACACAGCAATATTGGGCCGTTGGTATGGGTATTGGCATGATGATTGGTGGTATAGCTCAAATGCTTGCCCCTAAGGTTGATACAGAAGATCAAAACCAAGACGGAAACAGGGCTAATAAAGGCTTTGGTGGAGCAGTCACCACTATCGCACAAGGCAATCCAGTTCCGATTCTGTATGGTCAGCGTGAAGTCGGTGGATTTATTGTGAATGCTGGTCAATTTGCAGTAGATACTTTTAGCTCTGCGGATGCTGGTTACACAGGCGGCGGCAGCAGCGGTGGAAAGAAATAA
- a CDS encoding DUF4376 domain-containing protein: protein MKFYTSMLLISEMGQVLTNYKGKFDDDDVASLKGSIDPSVTVLLNVQPPEEQCFYDHVSETFVRLPEQPSQNHIFDFKIKTWLDARSIAEIKEQKWSEIKSQRDQLEFGGFEFEGNIYDSDQVSQGRILGAASAGLSQVWTLADNTIVNLTAEQLVQLYQALQIHIAIAHERGRTAREAIMSATTKEDVDAVTL from the coding sequence ATGAAATTTTACACAAGTATGTTGTTAATTTCGGAAATGGGTCAAGTGCTTACCAATTATAAGGGTAAATTTGATGATGATGATGTTGCCTCTCTGAAAGGTAGCATCGACCCATCTGTAACTGTACTTCTAAATGTACAACCACCGGAAGAACAGTGTTTTTACGATCATGTTTCAGAGACCTTTGTTCGGCTTCCTGAGCAGCCGTCGCAAAATCATATTTTTGATTTTAAAATCAAAACTTGGCTTGATGCTCGATCAATTGCTGAAATCAAAGAGCAAAAATGGTCTGAAATTAAATCACAGCGTGATCAGCTAGAGTTTGGAGGCTTTGAGTTTGAAGGCAATATATATGATTCAGATCAGGTATCACAAGGACGAATCCTTGGTGCTGCATCCGCTGGTTTAAGTCAGGTATGGACCTTGGCTGATAATACAATCGTCAATCTCACTGCAGAGCAACTGGTTCAGCTTTATCAGGCATTACAAATCCATATCGCAATCGCACATGAGCGCGGGCGAACAGCTCGGGAAGCGATAATGTCCGCAACCACGAAAGAAGATGTTGATGCTGTAACGCTATAA
- a CDS encoding DUF6527 family protein — translation MNEFKKVSNVLLESNGIYFIECPGCKTLHPIHVGEQHRIRWGFNGNLDAPTFTPSLMVNQGHPSQCHSFITDGKIQFLSDCNHSLAGKTVDLLPVEEF, via the coding sequence ATGAATGAGTTTAAAAAAGTAAGTAATGTTTTGCTTGAATCAAATGGTATCTATTTCATTGAGTGCCCAGGATGTAAAACCTTACATCCTATCCATGTTGGTGAGCAGCATCGCATCCGATGGGGTTTTAATGGGAATTTAGATGCTCCAACATTCACCCCATCATTGATGGTAAATCAAGGTCATCCAAGCCAATGTCACTCATTTATCACTGACGGGAAGATTCAATTCTTATCTGATTGTAATCACAGTTTAGCTGGTAAAACCGTTGATTTACTGCCAGTGGAGGAATTCTAA
- a CDS encoding holin: MSETTAAVAETSAAALGSKATVTGGAASAAGFFMGIDWIGWVGIGVAVLGLLINVYFSWQRNQREKEIHELTKRKLNGECNVKD, encoded by the coding sequence ATGTCTGAAACCACCGCAGCGGTAGCGGAAACATCCGCAGCAGCTTTAGGATCAAAAGCAACAGTAACCGGCGGTGCGGCAAGTGCAGCCGGTTTTTTTATGGGTATCGATTGGATAGGGTGGGTTGGTATTGGGGTTGCAGTACTTGGTTTGCTTATCAATGTTTATTTTTCATGGCAGCGGAATCAGCGTGAAAAAGAGATTCATGAGCTGACAAAGCGAAAATTGAATGGTGAATGTAATGTCAAAGACTAA
- a CDS encoding host specificity protein J, with protein MNAVIKGAKGGSKSQRQPKIANDTTASKTYARLQYGMSEGEVEGLANGFKSIFLDDTPVESDSGARNFQDVTLDFRSGTNDQTYMEGFESIASEAAVGVELKSDTPWVKGITNLNLDAVIVRVRFGALKKQDPSNGDVSGIVIDYSIEVQTDGGAWELMLDTKMSGKTSANYERTHRIGLPKANNNWLIRVTRKTPNSSSEYVSDKMYIQAITEVIDLKLTYPNTAVIGVQYDAETFSNIAKIAVDLKGVKIRVPSNYDPVSRTYIGIWDGTFKRAYSNNPAWIYYDLCTNKRYALGNRLTEQMIDKWSLYRLAQYCDQLVPDGKGGQEPRFTCNVYIQSAESAFDILSKLAGVFRAISYWDGNSIVCDADLPQDTYFTYTRANVIDGHFEYSGTRARDRHNAVKVAWDNPQNRYKTEYVFVRDEAAIARDRGAVKLLELEAWGCTSEGQAQRAGLWALKSEQLETRTVSFKVGLDGYIPQPGRVIEIADELFAGRANGGRISAVSADRKIITLDRDDVVCRAGDRLVVNGEDGKAQARIVSSVNGRNITVTVAFDSVAAQNVWVVDAQDLKTMKFRVMSITQDDKHQFSITALQYESAKYDAIDFGAFIDDRPISIINPTVQAPVTNVLISSETMVQQGLSIETMVIAWDQAQGATKYQVEWRKDDGSWIKLPITGSNSVEVQGIYAGNYEARVIALSAYDVASLPTYSNLTALKGKAGKPPKLAYISATGILFGMQLNWGFPAVGALDTAYTEIRVSPDGQSNIAVLGQFAYPTNAHTIQGLQPNLTQYYQARLIDRIGNIGDWSDWTHATTSADASDVLDILSGKITDSQLHQDLQTKIDRIDTVDGDIADIVQAVQNVEDGLTQERTERQSGDQDVLNQLTIYKVSNDQAVAAVVEEVETLTTEQGALSSKIDGVFAQVNPPMIGSESDLIGSEAGYAGVWSEQSARIEGDISQAQRTETVQTQVNENLASIQEVSLSVNGLYAQKYIKLDVNGKVAGWGGTNTGKESDFILNFDSFAIGSGNSAGYYPFIFRNTPYTDPLTGTVFPVGAYLKSAFIDYASIDTANIKVLAVKSAQIDDLAVTSAKINNAAITTAKINDAAITTAKIGDLQVSTLKIQDNAVTVPIYVNDTATWNKTLTNAEQNTWIAASTATLWGIKAGQPVYLFVNRGAVNPNSIDQSQVYAAVQYGYGQNGYVMCGLFVGESLSRLIGSGRGKTWSSGSDIYNEDAVYVLSETVMNHYFVSTTDNPTVSIRFKVYGGYNSSSFPCVVNKQNAVTWLALGVKK; from the coding sequence ATGAACGCAGTAATTAAAGGCGCAAAAGGCGGTAGCAAAAGCCAAAGACAACCCAAAATTGCAAACGATACAACCGCTTCAAAAACCTATGCACGCTTACAGTATGGCATGAGTGAAGGAGAAGTTGAGGGCTTAGCAAATGGCTTTAAATCAATCTTCCTTGATGACACACCAGTTGAAAGCGATAGTGGTGCAAGAAACTTTCAAGATGTCACCCTAGATTTTCGCTCAGGCACCAATGACCAGACATACATGGAAGGCTTTGAAAGCATTGCTTCTGAAGCCGCTGTTGGAGTTGAACTTAAAAGTGATACGCCTTGGGTTAAAGGGATTACCAATCTTAATCTCGATGCCGTGATTGTAAGGGTGCGTTTTGGGGCTTTAAAAAAGCAAGACCCAAGCAATGGCGATGTTTCAGGTATTGTTATTGATTACTCGATTGAAGTACAAACTGACGGTGGTGCGTGGGAGTTAATGCTTGACACCAAAATGTCAGGAAAAACTTCAGCAAATTATGAGCGTACTCACCGTATCGGCTTGCCAAAAGCCAATAATAATTGGTTGATTCGCGTCACACGTAAAACACCGAACTCAAGCTCTGAATATGTCAGCGATAAGATGTATATTCAAGCAATTACTGAAGTTATCGATCTTAAACTTACATACCCAAATACCGCAGTGATCGGCGTGCAATATGATGCTGAGACATTCTCGAATATTGCCAAAATCGCAGTTGATTTAAAGGGTGTAAAGATCAGAGTGCCAAGCAACTATGATCCAGTAAGCCGAACTTACATCGGGATATGGGATGGTACATTTAAACGTGCTTATAGTAATAATCCAGCTTGGATTTACTATGACCTATGCACCAATAAGCGATATGCGCTTGGCAACCGTTTAACCGAGCAAATGATTGATAAATGGTCTTTATATCGTTTAGCTCAATACTGCGATCAGTTAGTGCCAGACGGCAAAGGTGGTCAGGAGCCGCGTTTTACCTGCAATGTGTATATTCAAAGTGCTGAATCTGCTTTTGATATTTTAAGCAAACTAGCAGGCGTATTCCGTGCGATTTCATATTGGGACGGCAATTCAATCGTATGTGATGCTGATTTACCACAAGATACTTATTTCACTTACACTCGCGCCAATGTCATTGATGGGCATTTTGAATATTCAGGCACCCGTGCGCGTGATCGTCACAATGCAGTCAAAGTCGCTTGGGATAACCCACAAAATCGCTATAAGACCGAATATGTATTTGTACGGGATGAAGCAGCGATTGCACGTGATCGAGGTGCAGTCAAACTGCTTGAGTTAGAGGCATGGGGTTGTACATCTGAGGGTCAGGCACAACGTGCAGGTCTTTGGGCTTTAAAATCTGAGCAGCTTGAAACCCGGACTGTGTCTTTTAAAGTTGGTCTTGATGGTTATATTCCACAGCCGGGCCGTGTCATTGAAATTGCAGACGAGCTTTTTGCTGGCCGTGCCAATGGCGGTCGTATTTCTGCTGTGAGTGCTGACCGCAAAATTATAACTTTAGATCGTGACGATGTGGTGTGTCGTGCAGGTGATCGACTGGTTGTAAATGGTGAAGATGGTAAAGCACAAGCTCGAATCGTGTCATCCGTAAATGGTCGCAATATCACAGTCACAGTGGCGTTTGATTCTGTTGCTGCCCAGAATGTCTGGGTTGTTGATGCACAAGATTTGAAAACTATGAAGTTTCGCGTCATGAGTATTACTCAAGACGACAAACATCAGTTCTCAATCACTGCTTTGCAATATGAATCAGCAAAATATGATGCGATTGATTTTGGTGCATTCATTGATGATCGTCCGATTTCCATTATTAATCCCACCGTTCAGGCGCCAGTCACCAATGTTTTAATTTCATCTGAAACCATGGTTCAACAAGGATTATCTATTGAAACAATGGTGATTGCTTGGGATCAGGCACAAGGTGCAACCAAGTATCAAGTTGAATGGCGCAAAGATGATGGCTCGTGGATTAAATTGCCAATCACAGGCAGTAATTCAGTAGAAGTTCAGGGTATTTATGCGGGCAACTATGAAGCGCGTGTGATTGCATTGTCTGCGTATGATGTGGCTTCTTTGCCAACATATTCAAATCTGACAGCATTGAAAGGTAAAGCAGGAAAACCACCAAAGCTGGCTTATATCAGTGCAACAGGCATTTTGTTTGGTATGCAATTGAACTGGGGCTTTCCAGCGGTTGGGGCTTTGGATACGGCTTATACCGAGATTCGAGTTTCACCCGATGGTCAAAGCAATATTGCGGTGTTGGGGCAGTTTGCCTATCCAACCAATGCCCATACGATTCAAGGTTTACAGCCGAATTTAACCCAATATTATCAAGCTCGATTGATTGATCGGATTGGCAATATTGGCGATTGGTCGGACTGGACGCATGCGACCACTTCAGCGGATGCTTCCGATGTGCTGGATATTTTATCGGGCAAGATTACTGATTCGCAGCTACATCAAGACCTGCAAACCAAGATTGACCGCATTGATACCGTTGATGGTGATATTGCCGACATTGTTCAAGCAGTACAGAACGTTGAAGATGGTTTGACACAAGAGCGTACTGAACGCCAGTCAGGTGATCAGGACGTATTGAATCAGTTGACCATTTACAAAGTCAGTAATGATCAAGCAGTTGCTGCTGTGGTTGAAGAAGTTGAAACCTTAACAACCGAGCAAGGAGCATTATCATCAAAAATTGATGGTGTGTTTGCCCAGGTGAACCCACCGATGATCGGATCAGAATCTGATTTGATCGGTAGTGAAGCAGGCTATGCCGGTGTGTGGTCAGAACAATCTGCGCGAATTGAAGGAGATATATCGCAAGCACAGCGGACTGAAACAGTACAAACCCAAGTGAATGAGAATCTGGCTTCAATTCAAGAAGTCTCATTGTCTGTCAATGGATTGTATGCTCAGAAGTACATCAAGCTTGATGTAAATGGCAAAGTTGCAGGTTGGGGTGGGACCAACACAGGTAAAGAATCGGATTTCATTCTGAACTTTGATTCATTTGCGATTGGCAGCGGAAATAGTGCTGGGTATTACCCATTTATCTTTAGAAATACGCCTTACACAGATCCATTAACTGGAACAGTATTCCCAGTAGGTGCTTATCTGAAATCAGCATTTATTGATTACGCGTCGATTGATACAGCCAATATTAAAGTTCTGGCCGTAAAATCCGCGCAGATTGATGATTTAGCTGTGACTTCAGCAAAGATTAATAACGCTGCAATTACCACAGCTAAAATTAATGATGCTGCAATTACCACAGCTAAGATTGGTGATCTTCAAGTAAGTACGCTGAAGATTCAAGATAATGCAGTAACTGTGCCTATTTATGTCAATGACACCGCCACATGGAACAAAACGCTCACTAATGCAGAGCAAAACACGTGGATAGCCGCCAGCACAGCTACCCTATGGGGCATTAAGGCTGGTCAGCCTGTGTACTTGTTTGTAAACCGGGGTGCTGTAAATCCAAATTCCATCGATCAGTCTCAAGTTTATGCGGCTGTTCAGTACGGCTATGGACAAAATGGCTATGTGATGTGCGGCTTATTTGTAGGAGAGTCATTAAGTCGCCTTATCGGGAGTGGTAGAGGTAAAACATGGAGTTCTGGCAGTGATATTTACAATGAGGACGCTGTGTATGTTTTGAGCGAAACTGTTATGAATCATTACTTTGTGTCCACTACAGACAACCCTACTGTATCTATTCGCTTTAAGGTGTATGGCGGCTACAACTCCAGTAGTTTCCCATGCGTAGTAAATAAACAGAATGCCGTAACGTGGTTAGCTTTAGGGGTGAAAAAATAA
- a CDS encoding lysozyme, which yields MSKTKISVAILAASAAFFTSLEIREGYSAKPYKDGGGVVTQGIGSTVKPNGQPLKMTDPPITRKVAQEWAKAHVAKDEIAFRKSLHGVKLSQVEYDTYLDFTYNFGQANWNQSSMLRNLKQGKYVQACQSLLKWKYVAKRDCSVRSNNCYGVWTRQVDRYQKCIGAQ from the coding sequence ATGTCAAAGACTAAAATCTCAGTCGCAATATTAGCAGCTTCGGCTGCTTTTTTTACGTCTTTAGAAATTCGAGAAGGATACTCAGCAAAACCCTATAAAGATGGTGGTGGAGTAGTCACTCAAGGCATCGGCTCAACCGTAAAACCCAATGGCCAGCCCCTCAAAATGACTGATCCGCCAATCACACGAAAAGTTGCCCAGGAGTGGGCAAAAGCGCATGTGGCCAAAGACGAGATTGCTTTCCGAAAATCACTGCATGGCGTGAAATTGTCTCAAGTTGAATATGACACCTATCTGGACTTCACATACAACTTTGGCCAAGCCAACTGGAATCAATCCTCAATGCTTCGCAATCTAAAGCAGGGCAAATACGTGCAAGCCTGCCAGTCTCTTTTGAAGTGGAAATATGTAGCCAAGCGCGATTGCTCAGTCCGATCCAACAACTGCTATGGCGTTTGGACCCGGCAAGTTGATCGTTATCAAAAATGTATAGGGGCACAATAA
- a CDS encoding phage minor tail protein L gives MTLNSDFQKLYVDGLITLFELDARTLGAGILRFHGHISYEDWERIYSYIGSDGLLGDTAQLIGEVFESAESKTWYRNIIWQGETFEPMALEVSGLEMRSDGKASAPTLSMENNIGGIQGAVSIYCLQFGDFAGAKLKVITTLAKYLDAENFSSGNATANPSEKREQIWFIEQKTSENSQQVTFELSNPVDFEGLKIPTRQISNYCNWEYRSEECGYIGSAMFTEKDEPTDNPALDRCNYRTSGCRCRENELHFGGFPASSMV, from the coding sequence TTTAGGTGCGGGCATTTTACGTTTTCATGGTCATATCTCTTATGAAGATTGGGAGCGTATTTACAGCTATATCGGATCAGACGGGTTGCTCGGGGATACAGCTCAATTAATTGGTGAAGTGTTTGAAAGTGCTGAATCAAAAACATGGTATCGCAACATCATTTGGCAAGGTGAAACTTTCGAGCCGATGGCGCTTGAAGTGTCGGGTCTTGAGATGCGCTCAGATGGTAAAGCTTCAGCGCCAACTTTAAGCATGGAGAACAATATTGGCGGCATTCAAGGCGCTGTGTCTATTTACTGCTTACAGTTTGGCGACTTTGCAGGAGCAAAACTCAAAGTCATTACCACGCTGGCTAAATATCTGGATGCTGAAAACTTTAGTTCTGGCAATGCCACAGCTAATCCAAGCGAGAAGCGGGAGCAAATTTGGTTCATTGAGCAAAAGACTTCTGAAAATTCTCAGCAAGTGACGTTTGAACTTTCTAATCCAGTGGATTTTGAAGGGCTAAAAATACCAACGCGACAAATCTCAAATTACTGCAATTGGGAATATCGAAGTGAAGAATGTGGCTACATCGGATCTGCAATGTTTACTGAAAAAGACGAACCGACAGACAACCCTGCTTTAGATCGATGTAACTACAGAACGTCAGGCTGTCGTTGTCGAGAGAATGAGCTTCATTTTGGTGGATTCCCTGCATCCTCAATGGTGTAA